Within the Nyctibius grandis isolate bNycGra1 chromosome 4, bNycGra1.pri, whole genome shotgun sequence genome, the region ACTTGCCAAGCGAGGCTCTGCTATTTCTGTATCGGCTGAGAAACACGCAGGAGCGTTTTCTCAGCAGAACAGGCTGACTCGCGAGGGCTGTACATAAATCCCAGCCATGCACATGCAATCCCAAATTATTAAAAGGCTCCTTTCTCTTGGAGAGCTGGTAGTCAGAGGCGATGCTCGCACGCACACACTACGCAGGTGCAAACCCCCTCGGAGCAGGGCAGTTCGTGGGTTTTGACAGCGATTGGCCTGTCTGGGCATTTTACAGCCATGTCCCCAGGCCCTCACGTCTAGATTTGTTTCCCTGAGGACTTTGGTAAGATCACTCCGGCATTTCTCTGCGTGTTTCAGAGCAAGCTACGTGGTGTGCCGGAGCCAGCCAGAGCCCGGCAGCAGCACGTCGGGCGTAACACACGTTTCCCAAGGGATGCTCGGGGTTGCAGGCTTTGCAGCAAGGGGGGAGGCTGTGCGGGACGGGCTGTCACCAGCACCCAGCGATGTCGGCAGTGCTCACACCACAACTCCTCCCCACTTCAACCAATTCCAGCACGGCAGCACATCGCAGCTACCCAAACTGTGCCAACAGCGAGGCAATAGCTGACTGCTAACATGCACGCAGCTCGCCGCTATTTATATCACACGCCGTATATAAAAGATATGCTGCATCCGAGGATGGCTTCACCGTGACATGGTGGTTCGGATGGAGGAAGGCgaaggaaggagaggggctGCCCACAGTGAGCAGCAACCACGCTCCCGCCCAGCCCGCACCGCCGATGCCGCTGGGAATTTTTCCTGTTGAGCTTAATGGTGCGAGAAGGGGCCCCTGGCAAACGAAGCGCTGTCATTCTCTTGGCATTCGCGCAGCCTGGGGTCAGCGAGGCAAGCAGCTGATGCTGTGCTTTAATGTGTCTGGAAATGCACAGGCTGCTTGTGACAGGGGATGAGGCCGCATGAAAAACGCCGCTCGCTGCAACCATCCAGCTTCATGTGATGTGACAGCAGAGGTGACCGCGGTTTCTGGCGTCTGGACGTAGTTAGTACCTGTTTGCAATACCAAACACCAGCCTGAGCCTGTCTGGCATTGACATCTTTGTGTTAACATTGCAGTTGCTTCACCCTCCCTCATCTCTGCCGAACCCCAGGGCAACCCTCCAGCAGCATCTGACGTGCCCCGAATCCAGACCCGCAGCAGGTTGGGCACTCGCTGCCTCTCAGGACCTTTTGCTAAACGCACAGTACTTACAGATCCACAGCATGAACAGTGGGGAAACCCAGCATGGATGACGGCAGAAATGTGGCCTTGACATAAAAATGccaataaatgaaaatacagtcGCTGCAACACCTTCGTTTTCCCGCAGCTGCGGTCCATGGCACTGTCTGAACCCCCAGCCGAGGGGACACGCTGTACGTAGCAGGGGCTGCCCCACGTCCCAGGATCGATTCACATAGACACACAACTGAACAGGCATGCAGAATTCACTACACCTCGGCCCCGGGAGCCCTTTGAGCTCTCCCCACCAGGCCAAATGGAGCGTTAAATCACTCCCTGTACTCTTTATTTTTGGGGCATCGCTGCCATCACAGAAAACTGTTGTGTTTATTCTGTTCCAGGGCCATTTCGTTGACCAGCTGCTCTATGGATGACTGAATGGCCGCCTTCACGAGGGAAGATGCGGTTTCTATGAGGAGCAATTCGTACTGCTCCCCAGTTCTGTGCCCCTGGTCGCCTGGACCTTTCTCCTCCGCCTGGGGACTGACGCCAGCCTCGGGGCCCTCTTTTTTACCAAAATCAAAGCTCCCGCTTgattttttattccctttttgcTTATTTCGGTGCAAAACTGGGGATGGCTTGTAGGCATGGTCAGAGTCGGTGTCAGCAGAGTCCTCGGCTTCGGTGACGGTGATGACGATGCCGACGCCGGCACACGCATTTACTTCTAATGTCACCTGATGGCTGGAGCAGCCCTGCGCACTCGCTGCGTCGTCTTCAAACGCCGCCTGACTGAAATCCATTACAGTCTCTTCAGCTTTGCACTCCTCAGGAAGATTTATGCTCTTTTCTGATTCATCCCCTTCAGGCAGCGCTTTGCAGATATTAGGGATTTCCTGCAGCTCGGTGCTTTCAGGGGCACTGACAGGCTGATCCTTGGCAACGGGCACTTCAGGGGCAACTTCCCCACCTTCCACATGGACTGTGGTCTGGGGCAGGCTCCCCTCCTGCAGTTTTTCCTGGGCTGTTTCATGAACTGCCTCTGAATCGGTTATCTCCGGCTGAGCGGGGCACTCCGTGTGTTCCTCTGCATCAGGTGTGGGCTCTGACAAGGGCTCGCTCTTCCCAAC harbors:
- the AKAP5 gene encoding A-kinase anchor protein 5; the protein is MAKAAKEIQMENPREAETHSPGATCSPSEEQAEKPSMLCFKKRKKSCKKGLTVKDACEGASEEKSQRVSTDQGEAKAANQSQSSKGAWAAIKNLARPRRRQKSSSRKKVPSDSQMHLEMDAEEGCARGFPKKRASSGVKMPCVRFSRGKKKPIPSEAVEESEGSVQANEVMGILNKASKEPEDLAPMDKSESFSPVSAEEDQDAVKESADSVGKSEPLSEPTPDAEEHTECPAQPEITDSEAVHETAQEKLQEGSLPQTTVHVEGGEVAPEVPVAKDQPVSAPESTELQEIPNICKALPEGDESEKSINLPEECKAEETVMDFSQAAFEDDAASAQGCSSHQVTLEVNACAGVGIVITVTEAEDSADTDSDHAYKPSPVLHRNKQKGNKKSSGSFDFGKKEGPEAGVSPQAEEKGPGDQGHRTGEQYELLLIETASSLVKAAIQSSIEQLVNEMALEQNKHNSFL